The proteins below come from a single Felis catus isolate Fca126 chromosome A1, F.catus_Fca126_mat1.0, whole genome shotgun sequence genomic window:
- the LOC101082715 gene encoding LOW QUALITY PROTEIN: olfactory receptor 56-like (The sequence of the model RefSeq protein was modified relative to this genomic sequence to represent the inferred CDS: inserted 3 bases in 2 codons; deleted 1 base in 1 codon), giving the protein MGIWLNRSSIDGFILLGIFSHSQTGVVLFSVVMVVFTVALCGNVLFIFLIYTDPWLHTPMYFFLSQLSLMDLILICNIMPKMAVNFLSGRKSISFVGCGIQIGFFVSLVGSEGIFLGLMAYDCYVAISHSLHYTVLMSXRVCLQISGSSWAFGILDGIIQMVAAMSLPYCGSRNVDYFFCEVPALLKLACMDTTLFDTLLFAXCVFMLLLPFSIIVASYAHSLRAVLHMHSAQACKKALATCSSHLAAVSLFYRAAMFIYLRPRRYQAPSHDKVVSIIYMVLTPMLNPLIYSLRNRHVMEALRKGLNHCRIGSQH; this is encoded by the exons ATGGGGATATGGTTGAATCGATCATCTATAGATGGCTTCATCCTCTTGGGCATCTTTTCCCATAGCCAGACTGGTGTTGTCCTCTTCTCTGTGGTTATGGTAGTCTTCACTGTGGCCCTCTGTGGGAATGTCCTCTTCATCTTCCTCATCTACACAGATCCTTGGCTTCACACACCCATGTACTTCTTTCTCAGTCAGCTCTCCCTTATGGATCTTATTTTGATCTGTAATATCATGCCAAAGATGGCGGTCAAC TTTCTCTCTGGCAGGAAGTCCATCTCCTTTGTGGGTTGTGGCATACAAATtggtttttttgtctctcttgtgGGATCTGAGGGAATTTTTCTGGGACTCATGGCCTATGATTGTTATGTGGCAATCAGCCACTCCCTTCACTATACTGTCCTCATGAG CAGAGTCTGTCTCCAGATTTCTGGGAGTTCCTGGGCCTTTGGGATACTAGATGGAATTATCCAGATGGTGGCAGCCATGAGCTTACCTTACTGTGGCTCAAGGAATGTGGATTACTTCTTCTGTGAGGTACCAGCTTTATTAAAACTGGCCTGTATGGACACAACCCTTTTTGACACTCTGCTCTTTG TCTGTGTCTTCATGCTGCTCCTTCCCTTTTCCATCATAGTGGCCTCCTATGCTCACAGCCTGAGGGCTGTGCTCCACATGCACTCTGCTCAGGCCTGTAAAAAGGCCCTGGCCACCTGTTCCTCCCACCTAGCAGCTGTCTCCCTCTTCTACAGGGCAGCCATGTTCATCTACCTGAGGCCTCGGCGCTACCAGGCCCCTAGTCATGACAAGGTTGTCTCTATCATCTACATGGTCCTTACTCCTATGCTCAACCCCCTCATTTATAGCTTGAGGAATCGGCACGTGATGGAGGCCCTGAGGAAAGGTCTGAACCATTGCAGGATTGGCAGCCAGCACTGA